The following coding sequences are from one Nicotiana tomentosiformis chromosome 3, ASM39032v3, whole genome shotgun sequence window:
- the LOC108948598 gene encoding uncharacterized protein — protein sequence MYICFNALKMGFKAGLRPFIGLDRIFLKEKAKGQLLVDVGQDSMNHFYPITWAIVDKETKRIWDWFLGLLKGSLDLQNREGYTFISDMQKGLIEAMRTTLSEANYRYCIRRIEDNWCKRWRSGKLKKLL from the exons ATGTATATATGTTTCAATGCACTGAAGATGGGTTTTAAGGCTGGTTTGAGGCCTTTCATTGGATTGGATAGGATATTTCTTAAGGAAAAAGCTAAAGGACAACTTCTAGTTGATGTTGGTCAAGACTCAATGAACCATTTTTATCCTATAACATGGGCTATAGTGGACAAAGAAACAAAGAGGATTTGGGACTGGTTTTTGGGATTGCTAAAAGGGTCTTTGGACCTACAGAATAGAGAAGGATACACTTTCATCTCAGACATGCAAAAG GGTCTGATTGAGGCTATGAGAACAACACTTTCTGAAGCTAACTATAGATATTGTATTAGACGCATTGAGGATAACTGGTGTAAGAGATGGAGATCTGGAAAGTTGAAGAAGCTTCTATGA